The following are from one region of the Variovorax sp. V213 genome:
- a CDS encoding winged helix-turn-helix domain-containing protein produces the protein MKTRVQFRLRIYRDDSIAFGPGKIDVLEAVAQTGSISAAARQLGMSYRRAWMLIDEMNHALSSPAVNTAAGGSRGGGTALTPVGEEIVKHYRAIENAARLATAADVRALTRLLAP, from the coding sequence ATGAAAACCAGAGTCCAGTTCCGCCTGCGCATCTACAGGGACGACAGCATTGCCTTCGGTCCAGGCAAGATCGACGTGCTGGAAGCCGTGGCGCAAACCGGCTCGATCTCGGCCGCGGCGCGCCAACTGGGCATGTCGTACCGGCGTGCCTGGATGCTGATCGACGAGATGAACCACGCCCTGAGTTCCCCGGCCGTGAACACCGCGGCCGGCGGCTCGCGCGGCGGCGGCACTGCGCTCACGCCCGTGGGTGAGGAAATCGTCAAGCACTACCGTGCCATCGAGAACGCCGCGCGCCTGGCCACGGCGGCCGACGTCCGTGCATTGACGCGCCTGCTGGCGCCCTGA